A segment of the Campylobacter vulpis genome:
TGAGGTAGAAAAATGAAAAAGATAATTTTAGCAAGTTTATTATTAGGTAATTTCGTTTGGGCTTTGAATGTCCCAAAAACTTCTACATTTGATAAAAGAATCGCTTATGCGGTTTATAATGCCGATGATGTTTTTCAAATTAATTCTAAAAATGGCTATGTAAGTGTTTTAGAATTTGGTGTTGATGAAAGAATTATCAATACTGCCACAGGATTTGCTGAAGGTTGGGACTTAACTCAAAAAGACAATTTATTATTTATCAAACCTAAAGCTTACAAAACACAATTAGTTCATCAAGATGAAAATAGCACAGCAGAACAACAAAGCTCACAAGAATTTGTTGTAGATCCTAATCCTTATGATTGGAAAACAAACTTAATTGTCATCACAAATTTAAATACCTATGTATTTGATTTAAAATTAGTCGCTAATAATAAAAATACAACTTATAAACTTAGCTTCTCCTATCCTCAAAAAGATTTACAAGCAACAAAAGAATTATTAGAAGCTGTGGAACAAGAAAATATACGCACGGATTTGGATAAAAATACCATTCCTAGAAATTGGGATTTTTATATGAAAGTCAATAAAGGCAGTGAGGATATAAGTCCAAATTTTGCGTATGATGATGGTGTTTTTACTTATTTAGGTTTTGATAATACTAAAACCTTTCCTGCTGTTTTTATGTATGAAAATGGTAAAGAAAGCATTTTAAACACTCATATTAAAAAAGATGGCAACTATGAAGTTTTAGTGATACAAAAAACCACAAAACAAATTTTATTAAGAAGTGGGGATAAGGTCGTAGGAATTTTTAATCGTGGATACGCAAAAAATCCTTTG
Coding sequences within it:
- the virB9 gene encoding P-type conjugative transfer protein VirB9, translated to MKKIILASLLLGNFVWALNVPKTSTFDKRIAYAVYNADDVFQINSKNGYVSVLEFGVDERIINTATGFAEGWDLTQKDNLLFIKPKAYKTQLVHQDENSTAEQQSSQEFVVDPNPYDWKTNLIVITNLNTYVFDLKLVANNKNTTYKLSFSYPQKDLQATKELLEAVEQENIRTDLDKNTIPRNWDFYMKVNKGSEDISPNFAYDDGVFTYLGFDNTKTFPAVFMYENGKESILNTHIKKDGNYEVLVIQKTTKQILLRSGDKVVGIFNRGYAKNPLRKTRETSNENIQREINKK